The following proteins come from a genomic window of Winogradskyella sp. PC-19:
- a CDS encoding DUF3817 domain-containing protein, with protein MLNFFRVIAFLEGVSYILLLFVAVPIKYFNNDPQYVKLLGMPHGLLFVVYIVLAIWLKPDFKWSQKTFLIVLAASLIPFGTFYVDKKYLKPHTA; from the coding sequence ATGTTGAATTTTTTTAGAGTCATAGCCTTTTTAGAAGGTGTTTCGTATATCTTACTTTTATTTGTTGCTGTACCAATTAAATATTTTAATAATGACCCACAATATGTAAAGTTGCTTGGCATGCCGCATGGTCTATTATTTGTAGTATATATTGTATTGGCCATTTGGTTAAAACCAGATTTTAAATGGAGTCAGAAAACCTTCTTAATAGTTCTTGCAGCTTCTTTAATCCCTTTTGGGACTTTTTATGTTGATAAGAAATATTTAAAACCACATACTGCTTAA
- a CDS encoding NAD(P)/FAD-dependent oxidoreductase, giving the protein MNREEYKIHIVGAGISGLIAAKTLETQGYKPIIIEATNCVGGRVKTDIVDGYQLDHGFQVLLDAYPKAKEHLDFNALKLQEFLPGATIFYNGKQTTIGDPLRNLSLLFPTLVSSIGNFSDKLKILKLNTALKNKSLASIFDSDSLSTLDYLKVKGFSDEIIQQFFKPFFSGIFLEPDLNTSSRMFEFVYKMFGEGLAVLPKSGIGAISEQLKQQLNHTEFIFNTKVKAVDDKSLTLTDGQVINTHFTIITSGASYLIDNLKNQDVKWKSCYNIYFEAEKRAISKPLIGLIADKDALINNIFFHNSLDTSQSGSKELLSVTIVKNHDLDETALLDRVKAELKELCNISVVRHIKTYHIKQALPDIDNLQNEISPTETQIKPTIFLAGDYLLNGSLNAAMISGERAAQGVIMSLEDGLVVENLSSEWI; this is encoded by the coding sequence ATGAATAGAGAAGAATATAAGATTCATATTGTAGGTGCTGGTATCAGTGGATTGATAGCTGCTAAAACTTTAGAAACCCAAGGTTATAAACCAATAATTATTGAAGCTACAAACTGTGTAGGTGGTCGTGTCAAAACTGATATTGTTGACGGTTATCAGTTAGACCACGGATTTCAAGTGCTGTTAGATGCATATCCTAAAGCCAAAGAGCACTTAGATTTTAATGCGCTGAAGTTACAAGAGTTTTTACCTGGAGCTACAATTTTTTATAATGGAAAGCAAACAACTATTGGCGACCCATTACGTAATTTAAGTTTGTTATTTCCAACGTTAGTTTCTTCAATAGGTAACTTTTCTGATAAATTAAAAATATTAAAACTAAATACCGCCTTAAAGAACAAGTCACTAGCGTCGATATTTGATAGCGACTCTTTGTCAACATTAGATTATTTAAAAGTTAAGGGTTTTTCGGATGAAATCATTCAACAGTTTTTTAAGCCTTTTTTTTCTGGTATTTTTTTAGAACCAGATTTAAACACATCGAGCAGAATGTTTGAATTTGTCTATAAAATGTTTGGTGAAGGTCTAGCAGTGCTACCAAAATCAGGAATAGGGGCTATTTCGGAGCAATTAAAGCAGCAGTTAAATCATACAGAGTTTATATTTAACACCAAGGTTAAAGCTGTGGATGATAAAAGTTTGACGCTCACAGATGGTCAGGTAATCAACACCCATTTTACAATTATCACATCTGGTGCAAGCTATTTGATTGATAACTTAAAAAACCAAGATGTGAAATGGAAATCATGTTACAACATATACTTTGAGGCAGAAAAAAGAGCAATCTCAAAGCCATTGATTGGTTTGATTGCAGATAAAGATGCCTTAATTAATAATATTTTCTTTCACAATAGTCTAGACACATCACAATCTGGAAGCAAAGAACTATTATCAGTTACTATTGTAAAAAATCATGACTTAGATGAAACTGCATTGTTAGATAGAGTAAAAGCTGAGTTAAAAGAACTTTGTAACATTTCGGTTGTTAGACATATTAAGACATACCATATCAAACAAGCATTACCAGATATTGATAACTTACAAAATGAAATATCACCAACTGAAACACAAATAAAACCTACCATATTTTTAGCTGGCGATTATTTACTTAATGGCTCTTTAAATGCAGCTATGATTTCTGGAGAACGTGCAGCACAAGGCGTAATTATGAGTTTAGAAGATGGGTTAGTGGTCGAAAATTTATCTTCAGAGTGGATTTAA
- a CDS encoding cold-shock protein: protein MAKSQQTFNKSEKEKKRLKKREDKRKKMEARKAEKEANGGSGGIPIAYVDYNGNLTDTPPDPDNKIEIEAENIEVSIPKTLPGEKVEFDPIRKGKVNFFDSSKGFGFIIDEENNEKYFCHVSGLIDEIVENDKVQFELEKGQRGMNAVKVKLI from the coding sequence ATGGCTAAATCGCAACAAACATTCAACAAAAGCGAAAAAGAAAAAAAACGTTTAAAAAAGCGCGAAGACAAACGTAAAAAAATGGAAGCGCGCAAAGCTGAAAAGGAAGCTAATGGTGGTTCTGGAGGAATCCCAATAGCATATGTAGATTATAACGGTAATTTGACGGATACACCGCCAGACCCAGATAATAAAATTGAAATTGAGGCTGAAAACATCGAAGTAAGTATCCCTAAAACATTGCCAGGTGAAAAAGTAGAGTTTGACCCAATCCGTAAAGGAAAAGTGAACTTCTTTGATTCTTCAAAAGGTTTTGGATTTATCATTGACGAAGAGAATAATGAAAAATACTTCTGCCACGTTAGTGGTTTAATCGACGAAATTGTAGAAAACGATAAAGTACAATTTGAACTTGAAAAAGGTCAACGTGGTATGAATGCAGTTAAAGTAAAGCTCATTTAA
- a CDS encoding DUF72 domain-containing protein, whose amino-acid sequence MKFGSVDNPQDIDFTLPKDHKDTLRVLKENPSEKTNIFVGCAKWNRADLKGFYPRGTKDELEYYSRQFNSIELNATFYRIFPPEQFQKWYDKTPDNFRFFPKLNQEISHWKRLNEDINPVVDNYLNSTINLKEKLGCIFLQMHSNFAPKDFDRVINFAESWPKEVPLAIEFRHTDWYNDKIIAEDLYQLLEENDISNIIVDSAGRRDIMHMRLTNSRAFIRYVGANHQSDYSRLDDWVERLKIWQEAGIKDINFFVHQNIEKESPLLSAYLIKQINSELGASLKIPNDDSVGQQTLL is encoded by the coding sequence ATGAAATTTGGAAGCGTTGATAATCCGCAAGATATAGACTTTACTCTACCAAAAGATCATAAAGATACACTGAGAGTTTTAAAAGAAAATCCTTCAGAGAAGACTAACATATTTGTGGGTTGTGCCAAATGGAATCGTGCAGATTTAAAAGGGTTTTATCCTAGAGGTACAAAAGATGAATTAGAATATTATTCAAGACAATTCAATTCTATTGAGTTAAACGCTACATTTTATAGAATTTTTCCTCCTGAACAATTTCAAAAATGGTACGATAAAACACCAGATAACTTCAGGTTTTTCCCAAAGCTTAATCAAGAAATTAGCCACTGGAAACGTTTAAATGAAGATATAAATCCTGTTGTAGATAATTACCTGAATAGTACTATTAATCTCAAAGAAAAATTAGGCTGTATCTTTTTGCAAATGCATAGTAATTTTGCGCCTAAGGATTTTGATAGAGTCATTAATTTTGCTGAATCTTGGCCAAAAGAAGTACCATTGGCTATAGAATTTAGACATACAGATTGGTATAACGATAAGATAATAGCAGAAGATTTATACCAACTTTTAGAAGAAAATGATATTTCTAATATTATAGTCGATTCTGCTGGTAGACGCGATATTATGCACATGAGATTAACCAATTCTAGAGCTTTTATTAGATACGTTGGCGCAAATCATCAAAGCGATTATTCGAGATTAGATGATTGGGTAGAGCGTCTAAAAATCTGGCAAGAAGCAGGGATTAAGGATATTAATTTCTTTGTGCACCAAAATATTGAGAAAGAGTCACCATTGCTTTCGGCATATTTAATAAAACAAATAAATTCAGAATTAGGTGCTAGTTTAAAAATTCCTAACGACGATTCTGTTGGACAACAAACATTATTATAG
- a CDS encoding DUF2452 domain-containing protein yields the protein MADKKPDMVVFDEDKQQYNAAFLPYATSFSAPQIKAPNNGSWKNSQIYKANKHLKTKYEALKAEYEELMKVLEYNELITASKFSFEPLIGEIYHLYNNDKNQPFLSIINPDTCSFEHLGSFRLTSDYLWEKVESKVESTLINQ from the coding sequence ATGGCGGATAAAAAACCTGACATGGTTGTTTTTGATGAAGATAAACAGCAATACAATGCTGCTTTCTTACCATATGCAACTAGTTTTAGCGCACCACAAATCAAGGCTCCAAATAATGGTAGTTGGAAAAATTCGCAGATATATAAGGCTAATAAACATTTAAAGACAAAATACGAAGCTCTTAAAGCAGAGTACGAGGAGTTAATGAAAGTTCTTGAGTATAATGAGCTAATCACGGCTTCAAAGTTTAGTTTTGAGCCCTTGATTGGCGAGATTTATCATTTATACAATAATGATAAAAATCAACCTTTTCTTTCTATAATTAACCCAGATACCTGTAGTTTTGAACATTTAGGTAGCTTTCGTTTAACCTCTGATTATCTGTGGGAAAAAGTAGAATCTAAAGTTGAATCTACATTAATAAATCAATAA
- a CDS encoding glyoxalase, giving the protein METRSKHLIDIRPLIPSAKVYDTMSADEAFQNKTLRPVIKMQNDLFVAVFKNYISKRKNVFYDLTLPKQMAYIENAIHKDMKFRNSLKGMVIGQFTVEEYEIYIQNSSALNKRMMNIVKERLLSSIQLFTKPEILKAV; this is encoded by the coding sequence ATGGAAACTCGCTCAAAACATCTTATTGACATTAGGCCTTTAATACCATCGGCAAAAGTATATGATACCATGTCTGCTGATGAAGCTTTTCAGAATAAAACATTGCGCCCAGTTATAAAAATGCAAAATGATTTATTTGTTGCAGTTTTCAAGAATTACATATCAAAGCGAAAGAATGTGTTTTATGATTTAACACTTCCAAAACAAATGGCTTATATCGAGAATGCTATACACAAAGATATGAAGTTCAGAAACTCATTAAAAGGAATGGTTATTGGACAATTCACAGTTGAAGAATATGAGATTTACATTCAAAATTCTTCAGCATTAAATAAACGTATGATGAATATTGTAAAAGAGCGTTTATTAAGCAGTATCCAACTCTTTACAAAACCCGAAATATTAAAAGCAGTCTAG
- a CDS encoding DUF2461 domain-containing protein has translation MAISIPKETFVFLKKLSKNNNRDWFADNKTEFKRIETDVKSAYNHLGVLMNEHDLIDKVKVFRIYRDVRFSKNKLPYKTHFGGSFNRKKPELRGGYYLHLQPNNESFVATGFWEPNKEDLMRIRKEFEMDDEEIRDILEQKVFKDTWGDFTGDSLKTAPRGFDKAHKAIDLIRRKQFIFIKKFTDKDVQSKDFINQVDNAFRAARPYLDYMSDVLTTNLNGESLL, from the coding sequence ATGGCAATATCTATACCTAAAGAAACATTTGTTTTTCTAAAAAAACTTTCTAAAAATAACAACCGCGACTGGTTTGCTGATAATAAAACAGAGTTTAAGCGCATAGAAACTGATGTAAAGTCAGCCTATAATCATCTAGGAGTTTTAATGAATGAGCATGACCTAATCGATAAAGTCAAAGTTTTTAGAATATATAGAGATGTCAGATTTTCAAAAAACAAATTGCCTTATAAAACACATTTCGGAGGTTCTTTTAATCGAAAGAAGCCCGAGTTAAGAGGCGGTTATTACTTACATCTACAGCCTAATAACGAGTCATTTGTTGCTACAGGTTTTTGGGAACCAAATAAAGAGGATTTGATGCGTATTCGTAAAGAGTTTGAAATGGATGATGAAGAAATTCGTGATATTCTTGAGCAAAAAGTCTTTAAGGATACATGGGGAGATTTTACTGGCGATTCATTAAAAACTGCTCCGAGAGGTTTTGATAAAGCGCACAAAGCAATTGATTTAATTCGTCGCAAGCAATTTATATTTATAAAAAAGTTTACAGACAAAGACGTACAATCTAAGGACTTTATAAATCAGGTTGATAACGCATTTAGAGCTGCTAGACCTTATTTAGACTATATGAGTGATGTGCTCACTACTAATTTAAATGGAGAGTCTTTGCTCTAG
- a CDS encoding zinc-dependent metalloprotease encodes MISIKKQLIITLCLSLFLGFNFSEAQSKRKRKKDAKSEAVTPKPAAKKKGKIKDYDKVITKDAISDDGLFKVHQVGEKYFFEIPNDYLDTDMLLVSRFSKLPTGLGGGYVNAGTKTNTRLVRWERFKNKILIKERSYSAVADDSLPINISVQNNNYEPIIYAFDIQAISKDSTAVVVDVSSFYGTDVKAISGLPSRYRKQYKVRNLDKSRSFINSMKSFPENIEVVQDFTYNAAEPPSNGGIESISIQMNQSMILLPKEKMQPRYFDERVGWFTLSKYDYSSEKLKADRKTYIRRWKLVPKDIEAYKRGELVEPVKPIVYYLDPATPEKFRSYMKEGIELWQKAFEAAGFKNAIIAKDPPTKEEDPDFSPEDIRYSVVRYVASTTRNATGPSVSDPRTGEIIESDIIWYHNHLRSYRNRYLLETGAANPSARTLDTPAEDIGEMMKMVIAHEVGHTLGLPHNMAASYAYNVENYRDGAFTQKNGIAATIMDYARYNYIAQPGDQNIRFIRQLGPYDDYAINFGYRYYPEVNSADDELPILDKMVSAKSGDPKYMFGSQGSRFDPRSQTEDIGNNSIKASTYGLKNLKIVAANLPQWTSDQTNNYDDLGELYGEMLGVWNRYIGHVTSHVGGVYEDTQNPSQKGDVYTMVPKEQQKAAMQWLHKNAFASPTWLVDKKILNKIDYAGYTERLRGLQSRHLNRLMSFETLGRLIDYNALDATNYSALEMLRDLRKGIWSEASLGKNVTVYRRNLQRAHIDQLSNLMTGEMNRRFSRKYYNVNQSDVRSLVRGELNVLKQRLRTAANSAVNTETKYHYRDAIARIDNILDPK; translated from the coding sequence ATGATTTCTATTAAAAAACAACTCATTATTACACTATGTTTATCTCTATTTTTAGGGTTCAATTTTTCTGAAGCTCAATCAAAACGTAAACGAAAAAAAGATGCTAAATCAGAAGCTGTAACACCAAAACCAGCTGCAAAAAAGAAAGGTAAAATAAAAGATTACGATAAAGTAATTACAAAGGATGCCATTAGTGACGATGGTTTGTTTAAAGTTCATCAAGTAGGAGAGAAGTATTTTTTCGAAATCCCTAATGACTATTTAGACACAGATATGTTATTGGTAAGTCGATTTTCGAAATTACCAACAGGACTTGGTGGCGGTTATGTTAACGCTGGTACCAAAACTAATACAAGATTGGTAAGATGGGAACGTTTTAAAAACAAAATTCTAATAAAAGAAAGGTCTTACAGTGCAGTCGCTGATGATAGTTTACCTATTAATATTTCTGTTCAGAATAATAATTACGAACCAATCATATACGCTTTTGATATACAAGCTATATCTAAAGATTCTACTGCTGTTGTTGTAGATGTTAGCTCTTTTTATGGTACAGATGTAAAAGCAATTAGTGGTTTGCCATCTAGGTACAGAAAACAGTACAAGGTTAGAAATTTAGATAAATCTAGAAGCTTTATTAACTCAATGAAAAGTTTTCCTGAAAACATAGAAGTTGTTCAAGATTTTACATATAACGCTGCAGAACCACCTTCAAATGGCGGTATTGAGTCTATAAGTATTCAAATGAACCAATCGATGATTTTGTTACCTAAAGAAAAAATGCAACCTCGTTATTTTGATGAACGTGTTGGATGGTTCACGTTAAGTAAATATGATTATAGTAGCGAAAAACTTAAAGCAGACCGCAAAACTTATATTCGTCGATGGAAATTAGTACCAAAAGATATTGAAGCATATAAACGAGGAGAATTAGTTGAACCTGTAAAACCAATTGTTTACTATTTAGATCCAGCGACACCAGAAAAATTTCGCTCATACATGAAAGAAGGTATTGAGCTTTGGCAAAAAGCATTTGAAGCTGCTGGTTTCAAAAATGCAATTATAGCAAAAGACCCACCAACTAAAGAGGAAGATCCAGATTTTAGTCCAGAAGATATACGTTATTCTGTGGTAAGATATGTTGCGAGTACAACACGTAATGCAACTGGGCCAAGTGTTTCTGACCCAAGAACGGGAGAAATTATCGAAAGTGATATTATTTGGTACCACAATCATTTACGCTCTTACAGGAACCGTTACTTGTTAGAAACTGGAGCAGCTAATCCTTCTGCAAGAACATTGGACACACCAGCGGAAGATATCGGAGAAATGATGAAAATGGTAATCGCTCATGAGGTTGGACATACATTAGGCTTGCCACACAATATGGCAGCAAGTTACGCATACAATGTCGAGAATTATCGTGATGGTGCATTTACGCAAAAAAATGGTATAGCGGCTACAATTATGGATTATGCTCGCTACAACTATATTGCACAACCTGGAGATCAAAACATTCGTTTTATTAGACAGTTAGGACCTTATGATGATTATGCTATTAACTTTGGATATCGTTATTATCCAGAGGTTAATTCTGCAGATGATGAACTTCCAATTTTAGATAAAATGGTTTCTGCAAAAAGTGGAGACCCAAAATATATGTTTGGCAGTCAAGGTAGCCGTTTTGATCCAAGGTCTCAAACTGAAGATATCGGAAACAACAGCATCAAAGCCAGTACTTATGGCTTGAAAAATCTTAAAATTGTTGCAGCTAATCTACCACAATGGACTAGTGACCAGACTAATAATTATGATGACTTAGGAGAATTATATGGCGAAATGTTAGGCGTTTGGAATAGGTACATTGGTCATGTGACATCTCATGTTGGTGGTGTTTACGAAGACACTCAAAACCCTTCTCAAAAAGGAGATGTATATACTATGGTCCCAAAAGAACAGCAAAAAGCAGCAATGCAATGGTTACATAAAAATGCATTTGCAAGTCCTACTTGGTTAGTTGATAAAAAAATTCTTAATAAGATTGATTACGCAGGTTATACAGAGCGCTTAAGAGGTTTGCAATCAAGGCATCTTAACCGTTTGATGAGTTTTGAAACCTTAGGTAGACTCATAGACTATAATGCATTGGATGCAACAAATTATTCTGCCCTAGAAATGCTTCGTGATTTACGAAAAGGTATTTGGTCAGAAGCTAGTTTAGGTAAAAACGTTACTGTTTACAGACGTAATTTGCAACGTGCGCATATCGACCAATTATCTAACTTGATGACTGGTGAAATGAATAGACGCTTTTCACGTAAATACTATAATGTAAATCAATCTGATGTAAGATCTCTAGTGCGTGGTGAGTTAAATGTATTAAAGCAAAGATTACGAACAGCTGCAAATTCAGCTGTTAATACAGAAACAAAATACCATTACCGTGATGCTATTGCACGCATTGATAATATTCTAGACCCAAAATAG
- a CDS encoding DUF2237 family protein — MATFNVYNKPLIACCNDPMTGYFRDGYCRTLAQDTGTHVVCAVITEEFLVYTKSKGNDLTTPIPQWQFPGLKPGDKWCLCISRWLEAEKAGVAPQIDLNATNIKALEFTSLELLESYSI; from the coding sequence ATGGCAACATTCAATGTCTACAATAAACCATTAATCGCATGTTGCAATGACCCAATGACTGGGTATTTTAGAGATGGTTATTGTAGGACACTAGCACAAGACACTGGTACACATGTGGTTTGTGCTGTGATAACTGAGGAATTTTTAGTGTATACAAAGTCAAAAGGTAATGATTTGACAACACCGATACCACAATGGCAATTTCCAGGACTTAAGCCAGGTGATAAATGGTGTCTTTGTATATCGCGTTGGCTAGAAGCTGAAAAGGCAGGTGTTGCACCTCAAATAGATTTAAATGCTACAAACATAAAAGCTTTAGAGTTTACAAGTTTAGAACTTTTGGAAAGCTATAGTATTTAA
- a CDS encoding acyl-CoA thioesterase, whose protein sequence is MRFNTRKWVKPEDLNPNGTLFGGQLLAWIDEEAALYTIIQLENSKIVTKFMSEINFMASAKKGDIVEIGMEVVKFGRSSITMKCEARNKMTQETILTVDNMIMVNLGPDGKPKPHGKTKVEFVKDRL, encoded by the coding sequence ATGAGATTTAATACACGAAAATGGGTAAAACCCGAAGACTTAAACCCTAACGGTACTTTATTTGGAGGTCAACTGTTGGCTTGGATAGATGAAGAAGCGGCTTTGTATACAATAATTCAACTCGAGAACTCGAAGATTGTTACAAAGTTTATGTCCGAAATTAATTTTATGGCGTCTGCTAAAAAAGGTGATATAGTAGAAATAGGAATGGAAGTTGTCAAGTTTGGTCGGTCATCTATTACAATGAAATGTGAGGCTAGAAACAAAATGACACAAGAAACAATTTTAACTGTAGATAATATGATAATGGTTAATCTTGGACCTGATGGTAAACCTAAACCACACGGAAAGACAAAAGTAGAATTTGTTAAGGATAGACTATAG
- a CDS encoding mechanosensitive ion channel family protein, with translation MKHYIYDLLIDNGFAVDTAKYLNMLALLIALLIVAFIIDFVTKRVLRRFSSSIARRTKTDFDDILVANKLPRNIAHIIPLIILIEFVPQVFSDFPVVEDIIEKTLKVIAILLTIRILQSILHSVRDYLKTLARYKDKPIHSYIQVFMIFVWLLAIFSIFAIVTGISFWEFVTSIGAVSAIIILVFRDSILGFVASIQVTVNDMVRIGDWITFEKYGADGDVTEITLATVKVQNWDKTITTIPTYALISDSFKNWRGMSNSGGRRIKRSVLIKASAIKFLSEDDINRFKKIELVSDYIESRTNEINAANIENDIDKSVLINGRNLTNFGVFRKYLQTYVENHSALNKDMTMMVRQLEQTNQGIPLEIYAFSKDQRWVNYEYIMGDIFDHVIAAVSYFDLEVYELALD, from the coding sequence ATGAAGCATTACATATATGACTTATTAATTGATAATGGCTTTGCTGTCGATACCGCCAAGTATTTAAATATGCTAGCATTATTAATAGCATTACTAATAGTCGCGTTTATTATAGACTTTGTAACTAAACGTGTGTTAAGGCGATTTTCTTCAAGTATAGCTAGACGTACCAAAACTGATTTTGATGACATATTAGTAGCTAATAAACTACCCAGAAACATAGCACATATTATCCCATTAATAATTCTAATAGAGTTTGTACCTCAAGTGTTTTCTGATTTTCCGGTTGTTGAAGATATTATAGAAAAAACCTTAAAAGTAATAGCGATATTATTAACTATTAGAATACTACAAAGCATACTTCATTCTGTTCGTGATTACCTAAAAACGCTAGCTCGTTATAAAGACAAACCTATTCATAGCTACATACAAGTATTTATGATTTTTGTCTGGCTATTGGCAATATTCTCAATATTTGCAATAGTAACAGGTATTTCTTTTTGGGAATTTGTGACTAGTATTGGTGCAGTTTCAGCAATTATTATTCTTGTATTTAGAGATAGTATTTTGGGTTTTGTAGCTAGCATACAAGTTACAGTAAACGACATGGTTCGTATCGGTGATTGGATAACATTTGAAAAATATGGCGCTGATGGTGATGTTACAGAAATCACACTGGCTACGGTAAAAGTCCAGAACTGGGATAAAACCATAACAACAATACCCACTTACGCACTAATTTCTGATTCGTTTAAAAACTGGCGTGGTATGTCTAATTCTGGTGGTCGTCGTATAAAACGTTCGGTATTAATTAAAGCCTCTGCAATCAAATTTTTAAGTGAAGATGACATCAATCGTTTTAAAAAAATTGAATTGGTTTCTGATTACATAGAAAGCCGTACTAATGAAATTAATGCCGCAAATATTGAAAATGATATTGATAAATCTGTACTCATAAACGGAAGAAATCTTACCAACTTTGGAGTGTTTAGAAAATATCTTCAAACATATGTCGAAAATCATTCAGCGTTGAATAAAGATATGACGATGATGGTACGTCAACTAGAACAAACCAATCAAGGAATTCCGCTTGAGATTTATGCCTTTAGCAAAGACCAGCGTTGGGTAAATTATGAGTATATCATGGGCGACATTTTTGACCATGTAATTGCTGCTGTATCGTATTTTGATTTAGAAGTATACGAGTTAGCTCTGGACTAA